CTTTGCCTATTATTTTAAGACAAAGGAAGACCTGATCAAGGCCATCTACTCCGAGCTCCACCTCCAGACCTACGCCTTTGTGGAAAACCACCGCCCGGAGCAGGGCCTCAACAGCATCGAGAAGAACACCTACACGGCCTTTCTGTACTACGCCGCTGTCTTTAAGGATGACGCCACTACCCGCTTCCACGCCGACACCCTCCGGCGGGAATCCATCCAGACCTTTCTGGGTCAGAATTTCCGCCACGTTTACCGTCAGTTCATCAACGACTGCGGCTATACCCTGAGCGACGCCGAGCTCTACACCCTCAGTCTGGCCGACCTCGGCATGCGGCGTGAGATCGTCCTTGATTTCATCGAAAATCCAAGGCCTGGACACACCGTCCGGGGTCTCATCGCCCACCTTTACCTTTACCGGAGCCGGCTTTTTAAAATTGATGAGGAGCAAATGCAGGCTTACCTGCTGCGGGGCGAAGAATTTGAACAAAAATATGACCATTCAAAAATAAAGCTTCTGGTCTGAAGCCATCGCTAATATTTACATTGACACGTCAAAATTCTGCCCGGTTCAGGCGCTTTATGCCTTGTCCTCCCCAAAAATTCATGTTAAAATTTGGTGTAGTATTTCTAAAAAGGAGCCCATCTATGCATAAAATGACAAAAGGCGAAATGACGAAGGAGCGAATCCTCGCGAGCGCCAAGGAACTGTTTTACGAACAGGGCTATGACGCAACCACCATTCAACAGATCGCTGACCGTTCGGGGACAACGCTTGGCTCTATGACCTACCATTTTGCGACCAAAGCCACCTTTGTCAGCCGTCTTTTTGACGACTACTTTACCAATCTTGACACGGCCATCCGCCAAAAGCAGTACGAGCCGTGGAATTCCTTTGAAAGCCATTTCCGGCTCACCATGATCTATTACCACAACCTGCTGTCCGACCCACACACCCGTAATTTCTATTATGAGGTCTTTAAAAACGATACGCTGTTCAGCTCTCTCCACGGGAACATCAGCCAGATTTACCATGATTTTATAAGAGACTACAGCCTGCGGATCCGGCCCATTGAGTTTGACGCCATCGTCACCGCCGACTTCGGCGCAAGGCGTGAATGTCTGCTCTCCTACTGCGAGGAACGCCTGAAGATGCCCATCGAGGATTTCGGCATTTTCCTTTTGACCAATACCGCCCGCTGCATCGGCATTCCCGAGGCCGCCATCTACAAGACCAGCTACCAGTCTCTGGTTTTTTACCGGAGCCATGATTTTTCAAACGTCCAGCTCTTAAAATGACCGCGCTGGCCTGAATAAGGGTACAAAAAATGCGAAAAAGTCCAAAACCACGGCGATTTTAGACTTTTCCGCATTTTTTGTACCCTATTTTCGTGTAATACTGCTTAAAAATTCCCTGGTCCGTTCGTTTTTCGGATGCTCGAAAATGTCCTCAGGCGTGCCCTCCTCCAGAATAATACCATCGTTCATAAAGAGGATTTTGTTGGCGACCTCACGGGCAAAGCCCATCTCATGGGTAACGACAATCATGGTCATGTGGGCCTCGGCCAGCTGCTGCATAACGCCCAGCACCTCGCCGGTGAGCTCCGGGTCCAAGGCGGAGGTGGGCTCATCAAAGAGCAGAATGTCCGGGTTCATCATGAGCGCCCTCGCGATGGCCACCCGCTGCTTCTCGCCGCCGGACAGGGTGGAGGGCATGGCGTCGATTTTGTCGAGCAGGCCGACCTGGGCCAGGTGCTTCTCGCACCGCAGGTCCATAGCTTCGCCCTTTTCCTTTTTAACCACCTTTGGGGCAAGCTCCAGATTCTGGCGGACCGTGAGGTGCGGAAAGAGATTGAAATGCTGGAACACCATGCCCATTTTCATGATAATGGCCCGGATTTCGTTCTGGGAGGCGTAGAGACCGTCCTTCATCAGGTCTCTGCCCTCCATGGTGACCGTGCCGCTGTCGGCCTTTTCAAGGTCGATCAAACAGCGCAAAAGTGTCGATTTTCCAGAGCCGGAGGAGCCGATCACGGCCACGACATCGCCCCGGTTGACCTGAAAGGAGATGCCCTTCAGCACATGATTGGTGTCGAAGCTCTTGTTCAGATTGGATACATTGATGATTTCTTCCATGACATTCTCCTAAAATTCGTATTTCTTTTCCAGTTTTTTAAAGATAAAGGTGAGCACAAAGTTGATGACCAGGTAGATGGCCGCTGCCACAACAAAGGCGAAAGGATTGGCGTCCCGGTTAACCGCGGTCTTGGCATAGTGGATAATTTCCGCCACGCCAATGGTGGTGACCAGCGCCGTGTCCTTAAGCAGGGTGATGGTCTCATTGCTGATGGAGGGCAGGCAGACTCGGATCATCTGCGGAATGACCACGCGGACCATGGTCTCAAAGCGGGTCAGGCCCAGCACCTTTGAGGCCTCGTACTGTCCCTTGTCGATGGCCAGAAGCCCGCCCCTGAAAATCTCGGCAAAATAGGCGGCGTAGTTGAGCCCAAAGGCGATGCAGGCAGCCACAAACCGGTCAAAGACCAGAAACTTGCCCACGCCCGGCAGCAGCGGCAGCCCAAAGTAGACAAACATGAGCTGGAGCAGCAGAGGTGTCCCTCTTAAAATATAAATATAAACCTCCGCAAAGCCGCGGAGCACCACAATCCTGCTCCTGGACATCAGGGTGAACAGAAAGCCCAGCGGCAGCGATGAAACAATCGTGACCGCAAAAACAGCCAATGTCACCAGGCCGCCCTGGAGCATTGGCGTAAGCACATTCATAAAATAGGTTGAATCCATAATCTCTCCCGTTTTTAGGTGGAGAATTGAGAATGCAGAATGGAGAATTAAAAGGAAAAAACATGGTGCGTTTTCAGAGTATCAAAAAACCTCAAGAGACGAAGCCTTTTACCTAAGGAAGAAAAAAGTGTCCTGCGGGTACTGCACCCACCCCGGCAGCTTCTTCACTAAAGTTAATGCTTTATCTCGCCAGTGTCCGGCTGCTCCGATAGGTCGGCTCGGTTTCCGGCCGTTATCCGCAGCGCCTGGTCCTTTTTTCTTATCT
Above is a window of Eubacterium sp. 1001713B170207_170306_E7 DNA encoding:
- a CDS encoding TetR/AcrR family transcriptional regulator, translating into MAKAVSDKGLKTKNRILEIARADFHSKGFAKASVKEICAQAGIRTGTFAYYFKTKEDLIKAIYSELHLQTYAFVENHRPEQGLNSIEKNTYTAFLYYAAVFKDDATTRFHADTLRRESIQTFLGQNFRHVYRQFINDCGYTLSDAELYTLSLADLGMRREIVLDFIENPRPGHTVRGLIAHLYLYRSRLFKIDEEQMQAYLLRGEEFEQKYDHSKIKLLV
- a CDS encoding TetR/AcrR family transcriptional regulator is translated as MHKMTKGEMTKERILASAKELFYEQGYDATTIQQIADRSGTTLGSMTYHFATKATFVSRLFDDYFTNLDTAIRQKQYEPWNSFESHFRLTMIYYHNLLSDPHTRNFYYEVFKNDTLFSSLHGNISQIYHDFIRDYSLRIRPIEFDAIVTADFGARRECLLSYCEERLKMPIEDFGIFLLTNTARCIGIPEAAIYKTSYQSLVFYRSHDFSNVQLLK
- a CDS encoding amino acid ABC transporter ATP-binding protein, with protein sequence MEEIINVSNLNKSFDTNHVLKGISFQVNRGDVVAVIGSSGSGKSTLLRCLIDLEKADSGTVTMEGRDLMKDGLYASQNEIRAIIMKMGMVFQHFNLFPHLTVRQNLELAPKVVKKEKGEAMDLRCEKHLAQVGLLDKIDAMPSTLSGGEKQRVAIARALMMNPDILLFDEPTSALDPELTGEVLGVMQQLAEAHMTMIVVTHEMGFAREVANKILFMNDGIILEEGTPEDIFEHPKNERTREFLSSITRK
- a CDS encoding amino acid ABC transporter permease; translation: MDSTYFMNVLTPMLQGGLVTLAVFAVTIVSSLPLGFLFTLMSRSRIVVLRGFAEVYIYILRGTPLLLQLMFVYFGLPLLPGVGKFLVFDRFVAACIAFGLNYAAYFAEIFRGGLLAIDKGQYEASKVLGLTRFETMVRVVIPQMIRVCLPSISNETITLLKDTALVTTIGVAEIIHYAKTAVNRDANPFAFVVAAAIYLVINFVLTFIFKKLEKKYEF